A single window of Dermacentor albipictus isolate Rhodes 1998 colony chromosome 1, USDA_Dalb.pri_finalv2, whole genome shotgun sequence DNA harbors:
- the LOC139049648 gene encoding uncharacterized protein: protein MLTFTTKKVPRKIKCLGAILNYYLHKKKYDVCYKCGDLRHRSDVCESKEKYRGCGIPNPTEGHDCNPTCKLCSQPHPTGDRTCKEIFRTPYIVKKRQWKMLQQQEDEEKKLPEHRSRREESKTRATSKERLRSTSFPRLPQQATTIPPKKQEAPPTKKQQEQWKLHQDQTQARMQELRNHVIEPQRENNELKTQLRQPEAHQEAMDDKSSETEPEAAAPPKKKPVKKTDSGLEKADGRVDKLEVDM, encoded by the exons ATGCTCACATTCACCACCAAGAAGGTACCGAGGAAAATAAAATGCCTAGGTGCCATCCTGAActattacttgcacaagaaaaagTACGACGTATGCTATAAGTGCGGAGACCTGCGACACCGATCCGACGTATGCGAGAGCAAGGAGAAGTACAGGGGCTGCGGAATCCCCAACCCAACCGAGGGACACGACTGCAACCCCACCTGCAAGCTGTGCAGCCAGCCGCACCCCACCGGCGACAGAACCTGCAAGGAGATCTTCAGAACCCCATACATCGTTAAGAAACGACAATGGAAAATGCTCCAGCAACAGGAGGACGAGGAGAAGAAACTACCAGAACATCGCAGCAGGCGGGAGGAAAGCAAGACGCGGGCCACGAGCAAGGAGCGACTCCGGTCCACATCTTTCCCGAGGCTACCACAGCAGGCCACCACCATCCCGCCCAAGAAGCAAGAGGCACCACCCACCAAAAAG CAACAGGAGCAATGGAAGCTTCACCAGGACCAAACACAAGCTCGGATGCAGGAGCTCCGTAATCACGTCATCGAGCCGCAAAGGGAGAACAATGAGCTCAAAACTCAACTCAGACAACCGGAAGCGCATCAGGAGGCCATGGACGATAAGTCGTCTGAAACCGAGCCAGAGGCGGCTGCACCGCCAAAGAAAAAGCCCGTTAAAAAGACCGATTCGGGCCTTGAGAAGGCCGATGGCAGGGTAGACAAACTTGAGGTAGACATGTAG